Proteins co-encoded in one Candidatus Methylomirabilis sp. genomic window:
- a CDS encoding cell division protein ZapA, whose protein sequence is MEQLVSVVIRGEQYTIRSAEDPAYVRRVAEYVDAKLDGVVKGSQSLPPTKAIVLASLHIVDELFKVEGERERSEGLAATRLGNLSALLGTVLEERASGPEGGGSGVQS, encoded by the coding sequence ATGGAACAGCTCGTCAGTGTAGTGATCCGAGGGGAACAGTACACGATCCGTTCCGCAGAAGATCCGGCATATGTCCGGAGAGTCGCGGAGTATGTCGATGCGAAGCTGGATGGGGTTGTAAAGGGATCTCAGTCGCTTCCGCCTACCAAGGCGATCGTCTTGGCCTCATTGCATATTGTTGATGAACTCTTTAAAGTAGAAGGAGAAAGGGAACGGTCTGAGGGATTGGCAGCAACGAGGCTCGGTAACTTATCAGCGCTGTTGGGAACCGTCCTCGAAGAGAGGGCAAGCGGTCCTGAGGGTGGTGGATCAGGAGTTCAAAGTTAA